A window of Ptychodera flava strain L36383 chromosome 1, AS_Pfla_20210202, whole genome shotgun sequence contains these coding sequences:
- the LOC139144715 gene encoding NLR family CARD domain-containing protein 3-like, which yields MANVTDLEHLDLCHNNIGDVGTIGLSKGMKKTPRLRHLDLSRNNIGRIGAKRIGRGMKKIRSLRYLDLSHNKIGNDGAKSLSKGMENIIYLQNVYLNHNNIGDIGAENFSDGMANITEIEHLDLCHNYIGDVGTIGLSKGMEKTPRLRHLDLSHNNIGDASAETLSNGMANVTDLEHLDLCHNNIGDVGTIGLSKGMKKTPRLRHLDLSRNNIGRIGAKRIGRGMKKIRSLRYLDLSHNYIGKAGANSLSKGMKNVACLQHLDLSHNNIGNVGAKSIGKRKENMTCLRYLDLSHNNIGDVGADYLSKRLRISTLLRYLDLSHNNIGDVGTRSLGKGIAKMPGLQHLDLSHNNMEDGGAIGLSKGVKSTPNLRHLDLSHNNIENVGAESLSKGIRSLTLLRHLDVSHNGIENDGATSLGKGLEKTPKLLHLDVSRNEIGDIGAIGLGYGMKIE from the coding sequence ATGGCAAATGTCACTGACTTAGAACATTTAGATCTCTGTCATAATAATATTGGAGATGTTGGTACTATTGGTTTAAGTAAAGGGATGAAGAAGACGCCCAGGCTACGACATTTAGATCTCAGTCGTAATAACATTGGACGTATTGGTGCTAAACGTATAGGTAGAGGTATGAAGAAGATTCGTAGCCTACGGTATTTAGATCTCAGTCATAACAAAATTGGGAATGATGGTGCTAAGAGTTTAAGTAAAGGAATGGAGAATATAATTTACCTACAGAATGTATATCTCAATCATAATAACATTGGAGATATTGGAGCGGAGAATTTCAGCGACGGGATGGCAAATATTACTGAGATAGAACATTTAGATCTCTGTCATAATTACATTGGAGATGTGGGTACTATTGGTTTAAGTAAAGGAATGGAGAAGACGCCTAGGCTACGACATTTagatctcagtcataataacattggcGATGCTAGTGCTGAGACTTTAAGTAATGGGATGGCAAATGTCACTGACTTAGAACATTTAGATCTCTGTCATAATAATATTGGAGATGTTGGTACTATTGGTTTAAGTAAAGGGATGAAGAAGACGCCCAGGCTACGACATTTAGATCTCAGTCGTAATAACATTGGACGTATTGGTGCTAAACGTATAGGTAGAGGTATGAAGAAGATTCGTAGCCTACGGTATTTAGATCTCAGTCATAATTATATCGGGAAAGCTGGTGCTAACAGTTTAAGTAAAGGAATGAAAAATGTAGCTTGCCTGCAACATTTagatctcagtcataataaTATTGGCAATGTTGGTGCCAAGAGCATAGGTAAAAGAAAGGAGAATATGACTTGCCTGCGATATTTGgatctcagtcataataacattggaGATGTTGGTGCTGATTATTTAAGTAAAAGGCTGAGGATTTCGACTTTGCTTCGATATCTCGATCTaagtcataataacattggaGATGTTGGTACTAGGAGCTTAGGTAAAGGAATTGCGAAAATGCCTGGGCTGCAACATTTagatctcagtcataataacatgGAAGATGGTGGTGCTATTGGTTTAAGTAAAGGTGTGAAGAGTACGCCTAACCTGCGACATTtagatcttagtcataataacattgaaAATGTCGGTGCTGAGAGTTTAAGTAAGGGGATAAGATCTTTAACTTTGCTTCGGCATTTAGATGTCAGTCATAATGGCATAGAAAATGATGGTGCTACTAGCCTAGGTAAAGGGTTGGAGAAGACACCTAAGCTGCTGCATTTAGATGTCAGTCGTAACGAAATTGGAGATATTGGCGCCATTGGTTTAGGTTACGGAATGAAG
- the LOC139144724 gene encoding uncharacterized protein — protein MTSLFLAEQWCRIRDSVSALNCQLASLASQSGQKRTCCVVFKATEQEKRDAAACGVELILPCLSEEVVVAFGNDKPEPNWLLSPENYFTTLIDLKDIEHIVEHIQASTEFLFAHVLRKRYFKDAKVIIVNHTVPPGNDELKDTHLKFAESATAVFSIGPTVFDEYENLYERTGIEVKHELYLPRPENAFFDLNLDKITKTMNLKQILTVITDKDVESKRYELVSTAVDITAEIFHSIDNKNVKWSVRTKSVDDIHDARTSLKNKLKCSCVKLITSPPYGSHDNIYSDLRQSDVLVIPPDEPFSVEALQAIAAGLPVLVPRRTATAELLEKFFPGSAEYFLYDPTVDDLSRQINGMLKKSATTSMATKLKDDYFNNQSVSKTHENFRSCILGAVALKTKPGTFIRKWNSEQEVNESRRDKKEDTSHAKYVRMSLFVISLQCEVQLEIKEKKMRVEAQRVTSQLQVFELQKLRDQHEFEQEKKKMKMKQIDQVFQKQIEWLMKGHAPDTIDKMDKAYEKFQARLDKIDEGSLRCFLSFLSEENIDYFWQKFEAGDVDKILSDILVTPVMQSLADEAGCTVRIRSLVEKKEYELVKQILHNMTAVYTVPERTRVRTIAHDKWERYALQCVGENQARYLIEQSRYHPVVSELRNDDFFFPSFISYWIENSYTLPLTITEATEHAIKHHIDIHCREHKRKVENVWDVVQTGFCEIGNHIFDEILQAPTFSLTLDVPSSDTYLFGLFRDEKPSDTLSSLESQPCERRAFVSEHVHYYCLALYLSKMENMFQRKHIFEEFANSVPRVLGYLAGILKEKSLPLFQMLTTCLMKYNPANFEHLSTLGICLHESKCSESDTFLEIVEKMLETDSACDLSVLDFSKISLYDLEASAFILEKTHHQMNAIVVSEKEKPHLSGEFQDLLTGLIKTQESFVHAKIRNTVELIVIARFFKFYSCLLAQNREYDRRICQPVIKSIKIEPVDEGFNQIDSAVLQALVDALASLPFLKSLYIIGFNEIFVREVFGIMVANNIILKVKQLGLSHNGLGYTFTGELLESIQCLPFLRSLDLSNNKLGGLGCFTLVPLHGEVDVLLENNGIEDSLDTLSTSEQLAMHLRDLTAKLNTLEDIKTILENTKNIIDLDLSNTPTNIVSELCKIIAFFNNLKRLNLSKCNVSKDIAVILADSFCHLLSLSHLDLSSNNIGDDGVVYVGSKLHCLKKFSYANFHDTGISAKGIIGLLNTVPHNLHKHINVSHNIQHLAHILPYLGSKLSQYPYDLNLDAKELPLASLMFVKDLEVIDAVEIDSVLWTRNDFVSICKGLKNIDNVKTLALKNTNIGWVGIASLSKAIEKLTGIRKLDLRHNSIGDVGAEMLGKSMEKLTKLMQICLPYNNIGYVGCVSLSKGMKNLTKLRHLDLSHNNIEDVGVESLSNVIGEMTRMRHVDLSYNSIGSVGVEKLSEGIGNLSQCRHFDLSHNNIGDVGLQSLSKALEKMTRLRHIDLSQNNIGNFDGECLRKAVSQMKWLRYVDFSNNKIGNACMTTLSEGMKNLSRLRLLNLSNNSIGDVGMESLTKAMENMSHLRHLDLCNNNIGDFGAECLMKVVEKMTRLKHIDLSGNKIGNVGMEKVRRRIVNLSQFRSVDIRYINIGDVGVIGFSEGMVNINMM, from the exons ATGACATCGCTATTCCTGGCTGAGCAGTGGTGTCGAATTAGAGACAGTGTATCAGCTCTCAACTGTCAACTTGCAAGTCTTGCATCACAGAGCGGGCAAAAGAGGACATGCTGCGTTGTTTTCAAGGCAACTGAACAAGAAAAGAGAGACGCTGCCGCCTGTGGAGTGGAACTGATTCTGCCGTGTTTGAGCGAGGAGGTTGTAGTTGCCTTTGGAAATGATAAGCCGGAACCGAATTGGCTTTTGTCACCTGAGAATTACTTTACGACTCTGATTGACTTAAAAGATATAGAACACATCGTTGAACATATTCAGGCGTCGACAGAATTCTTGTTTGCACATGTACTGAGAAAACGCTATTTCAAAGATGCTAAAGTCATAATTGTCAATCATACAGTGCCTCCGGGTAATGACGAACTTAAAGATACACACTTAAAATTTGCTGAATCAGCAACTGCAGTTTTCTCCATTGGACCAACCGTCTTCGATGAATATGAGAACCTCTATGAAAGAACTGGAATTGAAGTAAAGCATGAACTGTACCTTCCAAGGCCAGAGAATGCGTTCTTTGATCTAAATCTAGATAAGATTACCAAAACCATGAACTTGAAACAAATACTGACCGTGATAACGGACAAAGACGTTGAATCAAAAAGGTATGAACTTGTTTCCACGGCAGTAGATATAACAGCAGAAATTTTTCACAGCATTGATAATAAGAATGTAAAATGGTCTGTTCGTACTAAGTCAGTGGATGATATTCATGATGCCAGAACATCactcaaaaataagttaaaatgcTCGTGTGTAAAACTAATTACCTCTCCTCCATACGGATCGCACGACAATATTTATAGCGACCTACGTCAGAGTGACGTCTTGGTCATTCCCCCCGATGAGCCATTCAGTGTGGAGGCATTGCAAGCTATAGCTGCTGGACTTCCTGTGTTAGTGCCAAGGAGAACCGCCACGGCAGAACTGCTTGAGAAGTTCTTCCCCGGCAGTGCAGAGTACTTTTTGTATGACCCTACCGTTGACGATCTATCACGGCAGATCAACGGTATGTTGAAAAAAAGCGCGACAACCAGTATGGCCACCAAGTTGAAAGACGATTACTTCAACAACCAATCAGTCTCCAAAACTCATGAAAACTTCAGATCATGTATCCTAGGTGCTGTTGCTTTAAAGACCAAGCCAG GTACCTTCATTCGAAAATGGAACTCAGAGCAGGAAGTCAACGAAAGCAGAAGAGATAAAAAGGAAGACACCTCTCATGCCAAGTATGTTAGGATGTCCTTGTTTGTGATTT caCTACAATGTGAAGTTCAACTTGAGATTAAAGAGAAGAAGATGAGAGTTGAAGCCCAACGAGTTACATCACAACTACAAGTATTTGAATTGCAAAAACTGAGAGACCAGCATGAATTCGAACAAGagaagaagaaaatgaaaatgaaacaaatagaCCAGGTCTTTCAAAAGCAGATAGAATGGTTAATGAAGGGACATGCCCCTGATACGATAGATAAGATGGACAAGGCATATGAAAAGTTTCAAGCAAGGTTAGATAAAATTGATGAGGGATCCTTAAGGTGCTTTTTGAGTTTCCTCTCAGAAGAGAACATCGACTATTTCTGGCAGAAGTTTGAGGCAGGTGACGTTGATAAAATCTTGAGTGACATTCTAGTGACACCAGTGATGCAATCTTTGGCAGACGAGGCTGGATGCACTGTCAGAATCAGATCATTGGTAGAGAAGAAGGAGTATGAACTAGTCAAACAGATTCTTCACA ATATGACAGCCGTTTATACAGTCCCTGAGCGAACGCGGGTGAGGACTATTGCGCATGACAAGTGGGAGAGATATGCCTTGCAATGTGTAGGAGAAAACCAAGCAAGGTATTTGATAGAGCAGTCGAGATATCACCCGGTTGTAAGCGAGTTGAGAAACGATGATTTTTTCTTCCCCTCATTCATATCTTACTGGATTGAGAATTCTTATACTTTGCCACTCACTATCACTGAAGCAACCGAACATGCAATTAAACACCACATAGACATACACTGTAGGGAACATAAACGAAAAGTAGAAAATGTTTGGGATGTAGTACAGACTGGGTTCTGTGAAATAGGAAATCACATATTCGATGAAATACTACAGGCACCGACATTTTCTTTGACGCTAGATGTTCCCTCTAGTGATACATATTTATTTGGTCTGTTTAGGGATGAAAAGCCTTCCGACACATTATCAAGTTTGGAAAGCCAACCTTGCGAAAGGAGAGCTTTTGTGTCAGAACACGTGCACTACTATTGCTTGGCACTTTATTTGAgtaaaatggaaaatatgtttcaaaggaaacacatttttgaagaaTTTGCTAACTCCGTGCCAAGGGTGCTCGGATATTTGGCTGGTATTCTGAAGGAGAAATCATTACCGTTATTTCAAATGCTGACAACGTGCCTAATGAAATATAATCCCGCAAATTTTGAACACCTTAGTACCCTCGGCATTTGTCTCCATGAATCAAAATGTTCAGAATCTGACACGTTTCTAGAAATAGTCGAGAAGATGTTAGAGACAGACTCTGCCTGTGATTTGTCCGTCTTAGATTTCAGTAAAATCTCTCTATATGACTTGGAAGCATCTGCTTTCATTTTGGAGAAAACCCATCATCAAATGAATGCCATCGTAGTGTCCGAAAAAGAAAAACCACACCTTTCAGGAGAGTTTCAAGACCTCCTTACGGGTCTCATAAAAACTCAGGAATCATTTGTACACGCGAAGATTAGAAATACAGTTGAATTAATCGTGATAGctagatttttcaaattttattcatgtttgTTGGCTCAAAATCGCGAGTACGATAGAAGAATTTGCCAACCTGTCATAAAATCGATTAAAATTGAACCAGTTGATGAAGGATTCAATCAAATTGACAGCGCAGTATTACAGGCATTGGTCGATGCACTAGCGTCATTACcatttttgaaatcattatacattatcggattcaatgaaatatttgtaagagaAGTTTTTGGAATAATGGTAGCTAACAACATCATACTCAAAGTGAAGCAACTGGGATTATCACATAATGGTTTGGGATACACTTTTACAGGTGAACTATTGGAATCAATACAATGTTTACCATTTCTTAGGTCTCTCGACTTAAGTAACAACAAGCTAGGGGGACTTGGTTGTTTTACGTTGGTACCTTTGCATGGTGAAGTTGACGTTCTTCTGGAGAACAATGGCATTGAAGACAGCTTAGATACGTTGTCAACATCAGAACAACTTGCTATGCATCTAAGGGATTTAACAGCAAAGTTAAATACATTAGAGgatatcaaaacaattttggAAAATACGAAAAATATTATTGATTTGGATTTATCAAATACTCCAACCAATATTGTTTCCGAATTGTGCAAAATCATAGCTTTCTTCAATAATTTGAAACGACTAAATCTTAGCAAGTGTAATGTATCGAAAGATATTGCAGTCATACTTGCTGatagtttttgtcatttattgTCGCTCAGCCATCTAGATCTAAGTTCAAATAACATTGGCGATGATGGGGTTGTGTATGTAGGAAGTAAATTACACTGCCTGAAAAAGTTTAgctatgcaaattttcatgacactGGAATAAGTGCCAAAGGCATTATTGGATTGCTCAACACGGTACCACATAATCTTCATAAACATATCAATGTGTCCCACAACATTCAACACCTCGCCCACATACTACCATACCTTGGAAGCAAATTATCGCAATACCCCTATGATTTGAATCTGGATGCAAAGGAACTTCCCCTTGCGAGTTTAATGTTTGTTAAGGATCTTGAGGTTATAGATGCGGTCGAAATAGACAGCGTTTTGTGGACTCGTAACGACTTTGTAAGTATCTGCAAAGGTTTAAAAAATATCGACAATGTTAAGACACTTGCCTTAAAAAATACCAACATTGGCTGGGTAGGCATTGCTTCTTTAAGTAAGGCTATCGAGAAATTAACAGGAATCCGTAAACTAGACCTCAGGCATAACAGTATAGGTGATGTTGGTGCTGAAATGTTAGGTAAATCGATGGAGAAATTGACCAAACTGATGCAAATTTGTCTACCGTATAATAATATCGGATATGTTGGCTGTGTCAGTTTAAGTAAGGGTATGAAGAACTTGACCAAGCTTCGGCATTTAGATTTAAGTCACAATAATATCGAAGATGTCGGCGTGGAGAGTTTAAGTAATGTGATCGGGGAAATGACAAGGATGAGACATGTAGATCTGAGTTATAATAGCATAGGAAGTGTTGGTGTAGAGAAACTAAGTGAAGGGATTGGGAATTTGTCTCAGTGTAGACATTTTGATCTCAGCCATAATAACATTGGGGATGTCGGTTTGCAGAGTTTAAGTAAGGCGCTGGAGAAAATGACTCGTTTAAGACATATAGATCTAAGTCAGAACAACATCGGGAATTTTGATGGCGAATGTCTTAGGAAAGCGGTGAGCCAAATGAAATGGTTAAGATATGTGGATTTCAGTAATAATAAAATTGGGAATGCGTGCATGACGACATTGAGTGAAGGAATGAAGAATCTATCTCGTCTGAGACTTTTGAATCTCAGCAATAACAGCATTGGAGACGTTGGCATGGAGAGTTTAACTAAGGCAATGGAGAACATGAGTCACCTGAGACATTTAGATCTTTGTAATAACAACATTGGCGATTTTGGTGCCGAGTGTCTCATGAAAGTGGTGGAGAAAATGACTAGATTGAAACATATAGATCTCAGTGGTAATAAAATAGGAAATGTTGGTATGGAAAAAGTCAGAAGAAGGATCGTGAATTTGTCGCAGTTTAGAAGTGTGGACATTCGTTATATAAACATTGGAGATGTTGGTGTTATTGGTTTTAGTGAAGGGATGGTGAATATTAATATGATGTAA